Proteins from a genomic interval of Fusarium oxysporum Fo47 chromosome I, complete sequence:
- a CDS encoding ankyrin repeat-containing domain protein: MSDERSPSPEGSDIVVIGKDDTSNYNSGNILPQPEATIARIHEWLRPTEYNIKSSEYRKHLAFHLEGTGEWIHRSDNYLKWHESQGDGLLWIKGVPGSGKSVVAASMIHKLSQEEIPVLYFFFRQIVDANHRPINLLRDWLDQILIYCPELQAILKVYLDECRELDSISIDELWRHLRTALASVPKVYCVADALDEMDDGNSEFIKQLAELGHWTPSSVKVLLTSRPTVNVEAAMRGIRFFDLRMDEKAVDVDISTYVRYCLSGTSLSERDQQLVKEAVPGRANGLFLYAKLVMKSFLEPEADIHETICKLPLDLDAMYIGILREHARRSGISENTQVMILQWVTHATRPLRLLELADMLKTVAGSRFSDSLKENKDLVRAACGPLLEILPDEAVSVVHHSLTEFLVGTSRTGRTPVYPILDSSPTHYDLALACLRYLCAGCLQNETLTPSETLSSGRSRNVDFPFAAYAIKNWHVHAAKSEWACLPNDLLHQQIELFMGNKETRNNWLKIYLYSSERLRIEDEIVSMSDLHVAALCGLKACIPALIDRLGQKSIDEQDSRKRNPVWWAALSGHPDIIELLLNHGASPDTHDFKGYQALHVAARRDKAQVVQLLIEKGIAPTVPRLQKDTDPARKYADTPLYYIASYGHVKSLEAMLPFLNTTEKRSALRIAIKNRQPQFAKRVLQEPDVNPNDITGFETPIFLAARTGCVETIEVLVNAGADASVPCRVEADVWDQQQNVLERPWSTPLIELCEPQSQFICRPYKSSHYMTDLDCSDFDRALALLIQAGADVNERDSLGRAPIHSAQFSHKLRRLLAAGADPNAETKDGKTALHCLPKKGDEEYLKLLLKDENVDINKREHCKGRTPLLAAIYHDSGLTPQMLKYRPDCNVTDFEGNGPLHYAFSHYNKFTLPTVLRTLLEAGSDPKLTNINGETPLHILVTKGFYYQDECLRILLEYGAEIDARDIRGRTPLFRAVGRFPKHPMATDILETLIKASASLNVRDNYGRTLLHEAIHSITDLDYAHRRLTEVYQYLLDAGVSPCAVDLHGNTLCHELVLVPNAIRLSGKGEIFLSLFEKAGLDVNKPNYAGTTPLHLACRMRLDGNHGVNYHAKDCLRWLLNQSPDVNASDTQGLRPIHFAASTNTYTVDRLLNASADPFITTNQGMNALHIAARCKRSNSLGLLLQRMHDLNPDATKVALDQKDIFQYTPLHYASRSGIIESVELLIKVGAEVNPNFDELRGTCCPEPWFPPILQCVFFDREQRLWRRGPVKKIPLDDELPFHQLNDPDTIIAAGYTVENKERHFDEIVSGPQLEFLDPVYEASRYDEIINALLDAGADVFLGSHGPRSALYRAMLFASDEWQDYITNLLWNCQEKAGYLELPTPLHIGISRSKALRQTEVAVLNESLNPRAKDTKWRRVARLLSDRHFSLVANLYKAGADYTAVDVDGVSILSRLVEYGYYELVNDCCSPEEAVRFDDAQWVMEQGVEELELLLVTACRRSSPNMEVIRVLVEEKRVDINARGRDGLTALHILVTGKEWWRVFRAMPYLLSKGADMEIRDDKGCTPLLYAFTRWGAFRTAAMKSLIDKGANVNVIDSEGNGCLNKAAHQEEFIRLLVDHGAEVSPTTILSAIESKHPNILSILLSGEKSSSLAASWGMTLNYAKRLDPDTNPQEAQMIRQGHPLLLASSALGTLRGGIEFDRDAAAKQMMETLLGAGFSPYANCLVIVEKVRLPNRPSLPMAIATHAWHKKDSTVEFIPYAKSPHIFRPPFMAERVVVHEILKGKRVYGPILELADLDMEFRDASGETLLLAASERMSSRGPKGAREDYLPLRLLLDKGADAYAVDNFGRNALHIRLGSRALNDDKLEGLKDLGDAVPALINQTDADGYRPLHYGLAALTHGEFDQTEPNWLDYIITQGADMLATDGLGNNALHYLAPGVFGCLCYDGSHTRDPFERFLKLGLDINARNNAGQTPAFFLAMRGYDDDNVDGVVSWLDELGVDWQARDDKRRTILHEMADEKEYLFKAIMNKGVDPLAEDVDGRSTLDLVAAYDNEDVLKLFDRDGKDDRE; encoded by the exons ATGTCTGACGAGCGGTCGCCATCGCCTGAAGGCAGTGACATTGTGGTCATTGGTAAAGACGACACCAGCAATTATAATTCGGGCAATATCCTGCCTCAACCTGAAGCTACTATTGCCCGTATCCATGAGTGGCTGCGACCTACAGAATACAATATTAAAAGCAGTGAATATCGCAAGCATTTGGCATTCCATCTTGAAGGTACTGGGGAATGGATTCACAGATCAGACAACTACCTCAAATGGCATGAGAGCCAAGGAGATGGTCTCTTGTGGATCAAAGGTGTTCCAGGCTCCGGAAAGTCTGTCGTTGCAGCCAGCATGATTCACAAACTCTCTCAAGAAGAAATACCAGTtctttacttcttctttcgacaGATTGTTGATGCCAATCATCGACccatcaaccttctcagAGACTGGCTAGACCAGATCCTCATCTACTGTCCTGAGTTGCAGGCAATCTTGAAGGTCTATCTCGACGAGTGCCGGGAGCTGGATAGCATATCAATCGACGAGCTATGGAGGCACCTAAGAACAGCTCTGGCATCTGTGCCCAAAGTTTATTGTGTGGCAGATGCTTTGGATGAAATGGACGACGGCAATAGTGAATTCATCAAACAACTGGCTGAACTTGGTCATTGGACTCCTTCGTCTGTGAAGGTTTTATTGACAAGCCGACCTACTGTCAATGTCGAGGCCGCGATGAGAGGCATAAGGTTTTTTGACCTCCGAATGGACGAGAAGGCTGTGGATGTCGATATTTCTACTTACGTGCGATACTGTCTATCCGGCACTTCTCTTTCTGAGCGCGATCAACAGCTTGTCAAAGAAGCGGTACCTGGCCGAGCCAACGGTCTGTTCCTCTACGCTAAATTGGTCATGAAATCATTTTTGGAGCCAGAAGCCGACATTCATGAGACGATTTGCAAGCTTCCACTTGATTTGGACGCTATGTACATCGGCATTCTACGAGAACATGCTCGGAGATCGGGAATTTCAGAGAACACGCAGGTGATGATCCTGCAATGGGTGACTCACGCGACCCGTCCTCTTCGGCTACTAGAGCTTGCCGATATGCTCAAGACAGTCGCGGGAAGCAGATTCTCAGATAGTCTGAAAGAGAACAAGGATCTGGTTCGTGCTGCCTGTGGCCCTCTGCTCGAGATCTTACCAGACGAGGCTGTGAGCGTTGTGCACCATTCCCTTACCGAGTTTTTGGTCGGGACATCAAGAACAGGCCGCACCCCTGTTTATCCCATATTGGACTCCTCACCAACCCACTACGATCTTGCTCTCGCTTGCCTCCGATATCTCTGTGCAGGCTGCCTTCAAAATGAAACTCTTACTCCGTCAGAAACTCTTAGTAGCGGACGCAGCCGCAACGTGGACTTTCCATTCGCAGCGTATGCTATAAAGAATTGGCACGTACACGCTGCAAAATCTGAGTGGGCTTGTTTGCCTAATGACTTGTTGCATCAACAAATTGAATTGTTCATGGGCAATAAGGAGACACGAAACAATTGGCTGAAAATATACTTGTATTCCTCTGAAAGACTGAGGATTGAAGACGAAATTGTCTCCATGTCAGATCTCCATGTCGCCGCATTGTGCGGTCTCAAAGCGTGCATCCCGGCCCTCATCGATCGCCTGGGCCAGAAGAGCATAGACGAACAAGActcaagaaaaagaaacccGGTGTGGTGGGCTGCTTTAAGCGGACACCCGGATATCATTGAGCTGCTTCTAAACCATGGGGCATCACCTGATACTCATGACTTTAAAGGCTACCAGGCATTGCATGTAGCTGCAAGGAGGGATAAAGCACAGGTTGTTCAGCTACTCATTGAAAAAGGAATAGCTCCTACAGTCCCACGTCTCCAGAAAGACACCGACCCAGCTAGAAAGTATGCAGATACACcattatattatatagcctCATACGGCCATGTCAAGAGTTTGGAAGCGATGCTTCCATTTTTGAACACTACTGAGAAACGATCTGCTTTGCGCATTGCCATCAAGAATAGGCAGCCACAGTTCGCTAAAcgagttcttcaggagcctGATGTCAATCCGAATGATATTACTGGATTCGAGACACCCATCTTTCTCGCTGCTAGAACAGGCTGTGTTGAAACAATCGAGGTATTGGTGAATGCTGGTGCAGATGCTTCTGTTCCTTGCAGGGTGGAGGCTGATGTCTGGGACCAACAACAGAATGTGTTGGAACGCCCCTGGTCGACTCCTCTGATAGAGCTCTGTGAGCCACAGTCTCAATTCATATGTCGGCCATATAAATCTTCCCACTACATGACGGATCTGGACTGTTCAGATTTTGACCGTGCCTTGGCATTACTCATCCAAGCTGGCGCAGACGTTAACGAGAGAGATTCTCTGGGTCGCGCTCCCATACACTCAGCGCAGTTTTCTCACAAGTTAAGACGTCTACTCGCAGCGGGCGCTGATCCAAATGCTGAGACAAAGGATGGGAAGACCGCGCTGCATTGCCTGCCAAAGAAAGGTGATGAGGAATACCTGAAGCTCCTGTTGAAAGATGAGAATGTAGACATCAACAAAAGGGAACACTGCAAAGGCAGGACACCTCTTCTTGCTGCCATTTATCATGATTCGGGCCTTACTCCACAAATGTTGAAATATAGGCCCGATTGTAATGTTACTGATTTCGAAGGGAATGGCCCTCTCCATTACGCATTTTCTCATTATAATAAATT CACTCTGCCGACAGTATTGAGAACACTTCTAGAAGCTGGTTCGGATCCGAAACTGACGAACATTAATGGAGAAACGCCCTTACATATTCTTGTCACTAAGGGGTTCTACTATCAAGATGAATGTCTGCGGATACTACTCGAATATGGAGCTGAGATCGATGCCAGAGACATCAGAGGCCGGACACCCTTGTTTCGGGCCGTGGGCAGATTCCCAAAGCACCCTATGGCAACAGATATTCTTGAGACTCTTATCAAGGCTTCGGCAAGTCTGAATGTTCGCGATAATTATGGGCGAACCCTTCTACATGAAGCGATTCACAGCATTACCGACCTTGATTATGCACATAGAAGACTCACCGAGGTATACCAATACCTCCTTGACGCTGGTGTGTCACCTTGTGCCGTGGACCTGCATGGCAACACTCTATGCCACGAGTTGGTTCTCGTCCCAAATGCAATAAGGCTATCAGGTAAAGGAGAAATATTCCTTTCACTTTTCGAAAAGGCGGGGTTGGATGTAAACAAACCCAACTATGCTGGCACGACACCTTTGCATCTAGCTTGCCGCATGCGTCTGGACGGAAACCATGGGGTCAATTACCATGCAAAAGATTGCTTGAGATGGCTCCTCAATCAATCACCCGATGTCAACGCGTCAGATACCCAAGGGTTGAGGCCCATTCACTTCGCCGCCTCCACGAACACTTACACTGTTGACCGCTTGTTGAACGCCAGCGCAGATCCATTTATTACCACAAACCAAGGCATGAATGCCCTACATATCGCCGCGAGGTGTAAAAGAAGTAACAGTCTCGGACTTCTACTTCAGCGCATGCACGACCTAAATCCCGACGCCACAAAAGTGGCACTCGACCAGAAGGATATTTTTCAATACACCCCATTGCATTACGCAAGTCGCTCTGGGATTATCGAGTCTGTGGAACTCCTAATCAAAGTAGGAGCAGAGGTTAATCCAAATTTTGATGAACTCCGAGGGACATGCTGTCCTGAACCTTGGTTCCCTCCAATTCTTCAGTGTGTATTCTTCGACCGTGAGCAACGTCTTTGGAGGCGCGGGCCAGTCAAGAAAATAcctcttgatgatgagcttcCCTTTCACCAGTTGAATGATCCCGATACAATCATCGCTGCTGGTTATACTGTCGAGAATAAGGAAAGGCACTTTGATGAGATCGTATCGGGGCCTCAACTTGAATTCCTCGATCCAGTGTATGAGGCCTCGCGATATGATGAGATCATCAACGCTTTGCTTGATGCAGGAGCAGATGTGTTTCTGGGTTCCCACGGTCCAAGGTCGGCCCTTTACCGTGCGATGCTTTTCGCATCAGACGAGTGGCAGGATTACATTACAAACCTCCTCTGGAACTGCCAGGAGAAAGCtggatatctggaacttCCAACTCCTCTTCATATTGGAATATCGAGAAGCAAAGCTCTTCGTCAAACAGAGGTTGCGGTATTGAATGAGTCACTCAACCCACGTGCAAAAGATACAAAATGGAGAAGAGTAGCACGATTACTGTCGGACCGCCACTTCTCTTTGGTAGCGAACCTGTACAAAGCTGGTGCGGACTATACTGCTGTCGATGTCGATGGTGTATCGATCCTTTCGCGACTCGTCGAATATGGTTACTATGAATTAGTCAATGACTGCTGCtctccagaagaagcagtaAGGTTTGATGATGCTCAATGGGTAATGGAACAAGGTGTGGAAGAGCTTGAGCTTTTGCTTGTGACGGCTTGTCGACGCTCTTCTCCCAATATGGAAGTCATTCGTGTCTTGGTAGAGGAAAAAAGAGTCGACATAAACGCACGAGGTCGTGACGGTCTTACTGCTCTTCATATTTTAGTCACTGGCAAGGAGTGGTGGCGAGTCTTTCGCGCCATGCCATACCTGCTTTCTAAAGGGGCAGATATGGAAATTCGGGACGACAAGGGATGTACACCGCTGCTTTATGCTTTCACGAGATGGGGTGCCTTCCGGACTGCTGCGATGAAGTCGCTGATCGATAAAGGCGCTAACGTGAACGTCATCGATTCTGAGGGAAATGGATGTTTGAACAAAGCAGCACACCAAGAGGAGTTTATTCGACTCTTAGTCGATCATGGAGCAGAAGTCAGTCCAACCACCATCCTCTCTGCGATTGAGTCCAAGCACCCAAACATCTTGAGCATTCTGTTGTCTGGCGAAAAGTCTTCCTCCCTTGCAGCGTCCTGGGGGATGACATTAAATTACGCAAAACGGCTGGATCCTGATACAAATCCCCAGGAAGCCCAGATGATACGTCAAGGTCATCCTTTGCTCTTGGCAAGCTCCGCATTGGGTACGCTTCGGGGCGGCATCGAATTCGATCgtgatgctgctgccaaACAGATGATGGAAACTCTACTAGGAGCTGGATTCAGTCCGTATGCCAATTGCCTAGTCATTGTTGAAAAGGTTCGGTTGCCAAACAGACCTTCCTTACCAATGGCTATAGCGACCCATGCATGGCACAAGAAGGATTCTACGGTTGAGTTTATCCCCTATGCCAAAAGTCCTCACATTTTCAGACCACCCTTTATGGCTGAAAGGGTAGTGGTGCACGAAATCTTAAAAGGAAAACGTGTCTATGGGCCGATCTTAGAGTTAGCCGATCTTGATATGGAGTTCCGCGATGCGTCTGGAGAAACTCTTCTTTTGGCTGCTTCTGAGCGCATGTCAAGCAGAGGTCCTAAGGGCGCCAGAGAAGACTATTTGCCTCTACGACTCCTGCTCGACAAAGGGGCAGATGCCTATGCAGTGGATAACTTCGGCAGAAACGCACTACATATTAGACTCGGATCTCGAGCTCTGAACGATGATAAGCTGGAAGGACTCAAGGATCTAGGGGACGCTGTACCGGCCTTGATCAACCAGACTGACGCTGATGGATATCGGCCACTCCATTACGGCCTAGCCGCGCTGACGCATGGCGAGTTTGACCAAACTGAGCCCAACTGGCTTGACTATATTATAACACAGGGTGCGGATATGCTTGCCACTGATGGTCTTGGAAACAATGCGCTCCATTACCTTGCCCCTGGCGTCTTCGGGTGTCTCTGCTATGATGGAAGCCACACTCGAGATCCTTTTGAGCGCTTCTTGAAGTTGGGATTGGATATCAATGCGCGCAACAACGCTGGCCAGACACCAGCGTTCTTCCTTGCCATGAGAGGctatgatgatgataatgtgGATGGAGTGGTGAGTTGGTTGGATGAATTGGGGGTGGATTGGCAAGCGAGAGACGATAAGAGGAGAACTATTCTTCATGAAATGGCAGACGAGAAGGAGTATTTGTTCAAGGCTATTATGAACAAGGGAGTTGATCCTTTGGCagaggatgttgatgggCGTTCTACTTTGGATTTAGTGGCAGCCTACGATAATGAGGATGTCCTGAAGCTGTTTGATCGGGATGGTAAGGATGATAGGGAATGA
- a CDS encoding uncharacterized protein (expressed protein), producing MKSVVFMAMAFGLASANISPRYDLPPSTETCECDTEDLCYQAVHAIGATFCDHIENCQLPSACADRQTLQEACSCVLPTTTTAAIVSTTETASTEAGTATTETATTEAETATTGTTETETAPTGTETAPVNTDTKTETAPTGTETAPVNTDTKTETAPTGTETKTETAPTGTETAPVNTDTKTETAPTGTETAPVNTDTKTETAPTGTETAPVNTDTKTETAPTGTETAPVNTKTKTETAPTGTETETAPVNTKTKTEGVSTTEGSHGTQTTEATVPYTTKTVYTTAVHTYSKCPDYVKDCPYGTHGPYTVTETVAVSTTVCPVTEEHPKPTGYTTKTVYSTEVYTISKCPPSVKDCPYGSVTTKSYPVSTTVCPITEEHSKPTGYAPPEYTTKTVYSTKVYTVTKCGPEVKNCPYGSVTTETVPVSTTVCPVTEEHPAKPTGYAPPAHSTLYTTKTAYLTKVYTVTKCGPEVPNCPYGSVTTETVQQTTVYATGTKEIPSYPTVVVPKPEQPQQPEHPAQPEYPAPKPEHPETPAQPEHPAKPEQPETPSKPEHPAYPAPPAKTETYKAPEPSQPSATLPYHAPTGTAPAVEVTAGASRFGVEMAVAAAGIFAVLL from the exons ATGAAGAGCGTCGTCTTTATGGCCATGGCCTTTGGCCTGGCTTCTGCCAACATCTCCCCCCGCTACGATCTTCCTCCTTCCACGGAGACATGCGAGTGTGATACCGAGGACCTTTGCTACCAGGCTGTCCACGCTATCGGTGCCACTTTCTGCGACCACATCGAGAACTGCCAGCTCCCTTCAGCTTGTGCTGACCGTCAAACTCTCCAGGAGGCTTGCTCCTGCGTTCTCCCCACTACCACCACTGCTGCTATCGTCTCTACCACCGAGACTGCTAGCACCGAGGCTGGTACTGCCACTACCGAGACTGCCaccactgaggctgagactgCCACTACCGGTACCACCGAG ACTGAGACCGCTCCCACCGGTACTGAGACTGCTCCCGTCAACACTgacaccaagaccgagactgCTCCTACTGGTACCGAGACTGCTCCCGTCAACACCGATaccaagaccgagaccgCCCCTACTGGCACTGAGACTAAGACTGAGACCGCTCCCACCGGTACTGAGACTGCTCCCGTCAACACTgacaccaagaccgagactgCTCCTACTGGTACCGAGACTGCTCCCGTCAACACCGATaccaagaccgagactgCTCCTACTGGTACCGAGACTGCTCCCGTCAACACCGATACCAAGACTGAGACTGCTCCTACTGGCACTGAGACCGCCCctgtcaacaccaagaccaagactgagacCGCTCCTACTGGtactgagactgagactgctcctgtcaacaccaagaccaagactgagGGTGTTTCCACCACTGAGGGATCCCACGGTACCCAGACCACTGAGGCTACCGTCCCTTACACCACCAAGACTGTCTACACCACTGCTGTCCACACCTACTCCAAGTGCCCTGACTACGTCAAGGACTGCCCTTACGGAACTCACGGTCCTTACACCGTCACTGAGACTGTTGCTGTTTCCACCACTGTCTGCCCTGTGACTGAGGAGCACCCCAAGCCTACTGGTTACACCACCAAGACTGTCTACTCGACTGAGGTCTACACCATCTCCAAGTGCCCTCCTTCCGTTAAGGACTGCCCTTACGGATCCGTCACCACCAAGAGCTACCCCGTCTCTACCACCGTCTGCCCCATCACCGAGGAGCACTCTAAGCCTACCGGCTACGCCCCTCCTGAGTACACCACCAAGACTGTCTACTCCACCAAGGTCTACACTGTCACCAAGTGCGGCCCTGAGGTCAAGAACTGCCCTTACGGTTCCGTCACCACTGAGACTGTCCCTGTCTCTACCACCGTCTGCCCTGTCACTGAGGAGCACCCCGCCAAGCCCACTGGCTATGCTCCTCCTGCCCACAGCACTCTctacaccaccaagaccgCCTACCTCACCAAGGTCTACACCGTTACCAAGTGCGGTCCTGAGGTCCCCAACTGCCCTTACGGCTCTGTCACCACCGAGACCGTCCAGCAGACCACTGTCTACGCCACTGGTACCAAGGAGATTCCTTCTTACCCTACCGTTGTCGTTCCCAAGCCtgagcagcctcagcagcctgaGCACCCCGCCCAGCCTGAGTACCCTGCTCCTAAGCCCGAGCACCCCGAGACTCCTGCCCAGCCTGAGCACCCCGCTAAGCCTGAGCAGCCCGAGACTCCCTCCAAGCCTGAGCACCCTGCTTACCCTGCTCCTCCTGCTAAGACTGAGACCTACAAGGCTCCTGAGCCCAGCCAGCCTTCTGCCACTCTCCCCTACCACGCCCCCACTGGCACTGCCCCCGCTGTCGAGGTCACTGCCGGTGCTTCTCGCTTCGGTGTCGAGATGGCCGTCGCTGCCGCCGGTATCTTTGCCGTTCTTCTGTAA
- a CDS encoding mitochondrial carrier domain-containing protein, translating to MAASTGSAKVDAVVQNIKAETPEKKTGLALYSRFALAGAVCCSVTHGGLTPVDVVKTRIQLDPATYNRGLVGSFRQVVQNEGAGALLTGVGPTFAGYFLQGALKFGGYEFFKQQWIDALGYETASKNRTAVYLASSATAEFFADIALCPLEATRIRLVSEPTYASGLVSGFGKIVKNEGVGALYAGFGPILFKQIPYTMAKFVVYEKVSEAVFRKFPKKDLSDGMQTVANLGSGLIAGFAAAIVSQPADTMLSKINKTQGLPGEGTVSRLIKIGKELGLRGSYSGIGARLFMVGTLTAGQFAIYGDLKKAMGATGGVEIAA from the exons ATGGCTGCCTCTACCGGTTCCGCAAAGGTCGACGCCGTCGTCCAGaacatcaaggctgagacccccgagaagaagactggTCTTGCTCTCTACTCCCGATTCGCCCTTGCCGGTGCTGTCTGCTGTTCCGTCACCCACGGTGGTCTCACCCCCGTCGATGT CGTCAAGACCCGTATCCAGCTCGACCCCGCTACCTACAACCGCGGTCTCGTCGGTAGTTTCCGCCAGGTTGTCCAGAATGAGGGTGCTGGTGCTCTCCTCACTGGTGTCGGCCCTACCTTCGCCGGTTACTTCCTCCAGGGTGCTCTGAAGTTCGGTGGTTACGAGTTCTTCAAGCAGCAGTGGATTGACGCTCTCGGCTACGAGACCGCCTCCAAGAACCGAACTGCTGTCTACCTCGCCTCTTCCGCCACCGCCGAGTTCTTCGCCGATATCGCCCTCTGCCCTCTTGAGGCCACCCGTATCCGTCTCGTCTCTGAGCCCACCTACGCCAGCGGTCTCGTCTCTGGCTTCGGCAAGATTGTCAAGAACGAGGGTGTCGGTGCTCTCTACGCCGGATTCGGACCCATTCTCTTCAAGCA GATCCCTTACACCATGGCCAAGTTCGTCGTCTACGAGAAGGTCTCTGAGGCTGTCTTCCGCAAGTTCCCCAAGAAGGACCTCTCCGACGGTATGCAGACCGTTGCCAACCTTGGCTCTGGTCTGATTGCCGGTTTCGCCGCCGCCATTGTTTCTCAGCCCGCCGACACCATGCTttccaagatcaacaagacccAGGGTCTCCCCGGTGAGGGCACTGTCTCTCGTCTCATCAAGATCGGTAAGGAGCTCGGTCTCCGTGGCTCTTACTCCGGTATTGGTGCCCGTCTCTTCATGGTCGGTACCCTCACCGCCGGTCAGTTCGCCATCTACGGTGATCTCAAGAAGG CAATGGGTGCCACTGGTGGTGTCGAAATCGCTGCTTAA